The genomic region GCGCCGACATAGGCGTCGTCGGTCGAGATCATGAAACGACCGACGGTGATGTATTGATAGGCGAAGTAGGCAGCGGCCAGCAGAGCAACCGCGCCTAGCCCCATGAAGATCGGCTTGCGGCGTGAGCTTTTGGCGGGTGCTGCGCCTTTGACCGGGGCCTCAGAGCCTTTCTCGCGCGCGGCAGGTGCTTCGGCGGAACGCTCAAATGGCGTCTGCTCGGATTTTTCTGCGGTTGTGGATTGCTGTTCAGCAGGCTTTTGTACGCCGGACACGCCGGGTTGACCGTGCTCTGCCACGGTCGTCGTCGCTTCCGCGTCGTCAGAACCGTTACGCCGAATTGTCAAAACGCTGTTCAAATTATTCCTGGCCATCACGCCCGCCTCGTTCAACGACCAAACGTCACCGCACTGAACCGTTTGGTTCAATTTGTGCTTGACATACAGCGTTCAAAAGTGGATAGCAAGTAGAAACTGAACCGTTTGGTTCGTTTGTTAATATAAATTTACTGAACTTAAGGTTCGGTTTGGGCAGGGTGTGATCGATGGAAGGTTCTCAGTTCGCAAAGTCGGAACGGAAAGAGGAACGGCGCGGCGGCCGTCCGGCGGCGGGCACGGACCCGGCGAAGCGGCGTCAAATCTTGGAGGGGGCGGGCCGGATCTTTTCGGAGCTGGGGTTCGATGCCACCAGCATGAGTGACGTGGCGCGCGTCGCGCAGGTTTCGAAGGCGACGCTGTACGTTTATTTTCAGGACAAAGAACACCTCTTCACCGCGATTTGCGCGGAGCAACGTGATCGCAAGATTGCTGAGAAGATCGCTCTGCTTGACGTCAATCTACCGATCGTCGCTGTGCTGCACCGTTTTGGCGTGGAAATTCTGACGACGATGTCCCAGCCGTTTGTCGTCGCCGCACATCGCATCGTGATCGGCGTGGCGGAACGGATGCCGGAAATTGGATCGGAATTCTATGAGGCCGGTCCGGTGCGCGTCATCGGAGCGTTGGCGGATTACCTCGATCATCACGTCAAAGCCGGTCATCTGGACATTCCTGACACGCGGCTTGCTGCGGCGCAGCTTCTTGAAGTGATCCCAGGTTCGCTGTTCAAGGCGCGGCTCTACGGCGTGCTGAAAGAACCGCCGGCCATCGAGGAAGTCGAGAAGAACGTCGCGTCTGGTGTGGCGCTGTTTATGAAGGGTTACGCGGCAAACAACGCCGCGTAACTAAATTTGGCTGAGGCCTACGGTGGAAGAGGCGGAGCGTCCGCCGCTTCACGCGACGCTTTCTTCAACTCCGCTCGTCTCGGCGAAATCGAGATCGCTCCATTCCGACGGCACACCCGCGATCGAGCGCCAGTCGGGAAGGTTGGCGAGCGTCGGGTCGATATAGGTGTGATGCCAAAGCTGGGTCGCGAGAACGGCAACGAGCCCAAGCTCACCCGATTGGCGCTGATAGCCCCACCAGGAGAGATCCTTGTATTCGTTGCGCCACTTTGCGACGGCTTTCGGATCGAAGTATCCGGCCTTCTTGATCGACTCATCGCTGAGCAGCTCATCGACGTAGGGCAGGCGCTGTTCGAGGAAGAAGCCATCGAGCGGGGCGCGGAACATACCCTTCGGCCGCCATGCGACGGACTTCGGCAACCACTTCTCGGCGACGCGGCGGAGCAGATATTTCTCCGTCAGGCCTTTGAGCTTCCATTTCGGATCGATGCCCGCAAGGAAGTCGAAGACATTATTGTCGAGGAACGGATAGCGCATTTCGACCGATTGGCTCATCGCGATGCGGTCGCCCTTGAGGCTCA from Hyphomicrobium sp. MC1 harbors:
- a CDS encoding TetR/AcrR family transcriptional regulator is translated as MEGSQFAKSERKEERRGGRPAAGTDPAKRRQILEGAGRIFSELGFDATSMSDVARVAQVSKATLYVYFQDKEHLFTAICAEQRDRKIAEKIALLDVNLPIVAVLHRFGVEILTTMSQPFVVAAHRIVIGVAERMPEIGSEFYEAGPVRVIGALADYLDHHVKAGHLDIPDTRLAAAQLLEVIPGSLFKARLYGVLKEPPAIEEVEKNVASGVALFMKGYAANNAA